The Polaribacter tangerinus genome has a segment encoding these proteins:
- a CDS encoding DUF423 domain-containing protein, translating into MFKNLIITAFLGMLAVLLGAFGSHALKETLSPEDLNSFQTGIRYQFYHVFVLLFINTFHGFSENQKNRLSMLFILGICFFSGSIYAIHLASISPKFIWYLTPLGGLFLVVGWIGLIVYFTKMKVKK; encoded by the coding sequence ATGTTTAAAAATTTAATTATTACTGCTTTTTTAGGAATGCTTGCTGTATTATTAGGTGCATTTGGCTCTCATGCTTTAAAAGAAACACTATCACCAGAAGATTTAAATAGTTTTCAAACAGGCATACGTTATCAGTTTTATCATGTATTTGTATTACTTTTTATCAATACATTTCATGGTTTTTCAGAGAATCAGAAAAACAGATTATCCATGCTTTTTATACTTGGAATTTGTTTTTTCTCAGGGTCTATTTATGCTATTCATTTAGCGTCTATTTCTCCTAAATTTATATGGTATTTAACTCCGCTAGGTGGGTTGTTTTTAGTGGTAGGTTGGATAGGGTTGATTGTTTATTTCACTAAAATGAAGGTAAAAAAATAA